From the Fibrobacter sp. UWB11 genome, one window contains:
- a CDS encoding LemA family protein, with protein MKKALIIIAIVLVIIVGKGISTYNNIIALEEGVKAQWAQVENTYQRRFDLIPNLVSTVQGEANFEKSTLTEVMEMRSRMGGTIKLDESLMNDEAALKRFQEMQGSLSGALQRLMAVSENYPDLKSNKSFQELRVQLEGAENRIAVERKRYNETVQAYNTTIRQFPTNLVAGFAGASPKALFSADAGASVAPKVQFDIK; from the coding sequence ATGAAAAAAGCTCTCATCATCATCGCTATTGTCCTCGTAATCATCGTAGGAAAAGGCATCAGCACTTACAACAACATCATCGCCCTCGAAGAAGGCGTAAAGGCACAGTGGGCACAAGTCGAAAACACCTATCAGCGCCGCTTTGACCTTATTCCGAATCTCGTCAGCACCGTGCAAGGCGAAGCCAACTTCGAAAAGAGCACCCTCACCGAAGTCATGGAAATGCGCAGCCGCATGGGCGGAACCATCAAACTCGACGAAAGCCTCATGAACGACGAAGCCGCTCTCAAACGCTTCCAGGAAATGCAAGGCTCCCTCAGTGGTGCCCTCCAGCGCTTAATGGCCGTCTCCGAAAACTATCCCGATCTCAAGAGCAACAAGAGCTTCCAAGAACTCCGCGTACAACTCGAAGGCGCCGAAAACCGCATCGCCGTGGAACGCAAGCGCTACAATGAAACCGTGCAGGCCTACAACACCACCATTCGCCAGTTCCCGACAAACCTCGTCGCAGGTTTCGCAGGCGCCTCCCCGAAAGCCCTCTTCTCCGCTGACGCTGGAGCAAGCGTAGCCCCGAAAGTTCAGTTTGATATAAAGTAA
- a CDS encoding iron-containing alcohol dehydrogenase family protein, whose protein sequence is MRFFVPTDIYVEKDCVKNHAQNILAVGKRALIVTGRNSAAANGSLNDVTNVLNAGEIPYLIFSEVEENPSTNTVGKAAQTAREFKADFIIGIGGGSAIDAAKAVALLLVNPDVDADELHKAPSHPLDHAPVVAVPTTCGTGSEATPVSIITNHKINLKKSIPHVIFPVLALVDGKYLASAKKQLIVNTAVDALAHMVESILNVKSNLFNRMCPEYGLKLWGESKEALSAAQNATGNAAENAAPIDASLYEKLMLTSTIAGMSIAQTSTAVPHGMSYDLTLHAGVPHGPAVGYFLAAYVEVCAKFVPQDVEKILSLLGLKNVEEFREMLRKLIGTCSVTREMRDKFAAAMKTNHSKLDLVPGKITPEDIDYIYEKSLVVQ, encoded by the coding sequence ATGCGATTTTTTGTACCCACGGACATCTACGTCGAAAAAGACTGCGTCAAAAATCACGCACAAAATATACTCGCGGTAGGGAAGCGCGCGCTCATTGTGACCGGGCGAAATTCCGCTGCCGCAAACGGTTCACTGAACGATGTAACAAACGTCTTGAACGCAGGTGAAATTCCATACCTGATTTTCAGCGAGGTCGAAGAAAACCCGTCAACAAATACAGTGGGGAAGGCAGCACAAACCGCCCGTGAATTCAAAGCCGACTTTATCATCGGCATTGGGGGAGGATCCGCCATCGATGCCGCCAAAGCAGTGGCACTCCTCCTCGTGAATCCCGATGTTGATGCAGACGAACTTCACAAAGCGCCGAGCCATCCGCTCGACCACGCGCCCGTTGTAGCAGTTCCGACAACATGCGGAACCGGTTCCGAAGCAACACCCGTTTCTATCATCACGAACCACAAAATCAATCTCAAGAAGAGCATCCCGCACGTCATTTTCCCCGTGCTCGCACTCGTTGATGGCAAATACCTCGCCTCCGCCAAAAAGCAGTTGATTGTAAACACCGCGGTCGATGCGCTAGCCCACATGGTCGAAAGCATCCTCAACGTGAAATCGAATTTATTCAACCGCATGTGCCCGGAATACGGACTCAAGCTTTGGGGCGAAAGCAAGGAAGCACTAAGCGCCGCGCAAAATGCCACAGGAAATGCTGCTGAAAATGCCGCGCCGATTGATGCAAGTTTGTACGAAAAACTCATGCTAACCTCGACAATTGCCGGCATGTCCATCGCACAGACAAGCACCGCAGTACCGCATGGAATGAGCTACGACCTTACGCTCCACGCAGGCGTTCCGCACGGCCCCGCAGTCGGATACTTCCTCGCCGCCTATGTCGAAGTCTGCGCCAAGTTCGTTCCGCAAGACGTCGAAAAAATCCTCTCGCTTTTGGGACTCAAAAACGTCGAAGAATTCAGGGAAATGCTCCGCAAGCTCATCGGCACATGCAGCGTCACCCGCGAAATGCGAGACAAGTTCGCCGCCGCGATGAAAACGAACCACTCCAAACTCGACCTCGTCCCCGGAAAAATCACCCCCGAAGACATCGACTACATCTACGAAAAATCGCTAGTGGTGCAGTAG